Proteins from one Deltaproteobacteria bacterium genomic window:
- the dsrA gene encoding dissimilatory-type sulfite reductase subunit alpha — protein MVEFKHKTPKIDQLETGPWTSFVSDIKREHESRMENPKGIDFQFNQNCCEDLLGVLELSYEHGRTHWKHGGIVGVFGYGGGVIGRYCDQPEMFPAVAHFHTLRVNQPMGHYYTTEYLEQLMDLWERRGSGLTNMHGATGDIIFLGTSTPQLEEVFFELTHNINQDLGGSGSNLRTPSDCMGQSMCEFACYDTQEFCYQMTMEYQDELHRPAFPYKFKFKFDGCPNCCVASIARSDLSFIGTWRDDIRIDQEAVKAYVGGELKPNGGSHAGRDWGPFDIQKEVIDLCPTECMRWDGSKLEINTPECTRCMHCINVMPRALRVGLDRGCSVLAGAKAPILDGAQMATLIVPFIKVEPPYDEVKETIVEPIWDWWMEEGKNRERLGELIKRQGMQKLLDVTGFKAIPQMIQEPRSNPYVFWKEDEVPGGFKRDINEFRKYHQR, from the coding sequence ATGGTTGAATTTAAACACAAAACTCCAAAGATCGATCAACTGGAAACCGGACCGTGGACGAGTTTTGTTTCAGACATCAAGCGTGAACACGAGTCCAGGATGGAAAATCCAAAAGGGATCGATTTCCAGTTTAACCAGAATTGCTGTGAAGACCTTCTGGGTGTGCTTGAATTATCGTATGAACACGGCAGGACCCACTGGAAGCACGGCGGCATTGTCGGCGTGTTCGGATACGGCGGCGGCGTCATCGGCCGGTATTGCGACCAGCCTGAGATGTTTCCGGCTGTGGCGCACTTTCACACCCTTCGTGTCAACCAACCCATGGGGCACTATTACACCACTGAGTACCTGGAGCAACTCATGGACCTGTGGGAAAGACGCGGCAGCGGCCTCACCAACATGCACGGCGCCACGGGTGACATCATCTTTCTTGGGACGAGCACACCCCAGTTGGAAGAGGTGTTCTTTGAATTGACCCACAACATAAACCAGGATCTGGGTGGTTCAGGGTCGAACCTGCGCACCCCGTCTGATTGCATGGGTCAGTCCATGTGTGAGTTCGCGTGTTACGACACTCAGGAGTTCTGTTACCAAATGACCATGGAATATCAGGACGAGCTGCATCGACCTGCGTTCCCTTATAAATTCAAGTTCAAATTTGATGGCTGCCCCAACTGCTGCGTGGCCTCTATTGCCCGGTCTGACTTATCCTTTATCGGCACCTGGCGCGATGATATCCGCATCGATCAGGAGGCAGTTAAGGCGTATGTAGGCGGAGAATTGAAGCCTAATGGCGGTTCCCATGCAGGTCGTGACTGGGGCCCATTCGACATCCAGAAAGAGGTGATCGATCTTTGCCCCACGGAATGTATGCGATGGGACGGCAGCAAGCTCGAAATCAACACCCCCGAATGTACTCGGTGCATGCACTGCATCAATGTCATGCCCAGGGCGCTTCGAGTAGGCCTTGATAGGGGTTGTTCTGTCCTGGCCGGCGCCAAGGCCCCCATCCTGGATGGCGCCCAGATGGCTACATTAATTGTGCCCTTTATTAAGGTAGAGCCGCCCTATGATGAGGTCAAGGAAACGATCGTTGAACCGATCTGGGATTGGTGGATGGAAGAGGGCAAGAACCGCGAGCGCCTTGGCGAGCTGATCAAGCGGCAGGGTATGCAGAAGCTCCTGGATGTGACAGGTTTCAAGGCCATTCCGCAGATGATTCAGGAACCTCGATCCAATCCGTACGTTTTCTGGAAGGAAGATGAGGTTCCCGGCGGATTTAAACGCGATATCAACGAATTCAGAAAGTATCATCAAAGATAG
- the dsrB gene encoding dissimilatory-type sulfite reductase subunit beta, with product MAFISSGYNPDKPMENRITDIGPRYYEEFYPPIIKKNKGKWLYHEILEPGIVVHVAESGDELYAIRVGGCRLMSVSHIREIMELADKYGDGYVRWTTRNNVEFMTDSKDKAMALKDDLLSRKQPGGCYKFPIGGTGASITNIVHTQGWIHCHTPATDASGTVKCTMDALFDQWENMKLPAKLRVSMACCLNMCGAVHCSDIAILGYHRKPPMIDAEYIDKMCEIPLAIAACPTAAIKPAKYETADGKKLNSVAVNEERCMFCGNCYTMCPSMPLADTEGDGIVLMAGGKISNRIDAPKFSKVVVAFIENEPPRWPTLTKTIKRIVDAYSADARKYERLGQWAERIGWEKFFEKCELEFTHHLIDDFRDPAYYTWRQSTNFKFT from the coding sequence ATGGCATTTATTTCTTCAGGATATAATCCCGACAAACCGATGGAGAACAGAATCACGGATATTGGACCGAGATATTATGAAGAGTTCTATCCACCAATCATCAAGAAAAACAAAGGCAAATGGCTGTACCACGAGATTCTCGAGCCGGGCATTGTGGTTCATGTGGCTGAAAGCGGAGACGAACTCTATGCGATCCGGGTTGGCGGCTGCCGTCTTATGAGCGTATCTCACATCCGTGAGATCATGGAGTTGGCCGACAAATACGGTGACGGCTATGTCCGGTGGACTACGCGAAACAACGTAGAATTCATGACGGACAGCAAGGATAAGGCTATGGCCTTGAAGGACGACCTGCTGAGCCGGAAGCAACCCGGCGGCTGTTACAAGTTCCCCATAGGGGGTACGGGTGCTTCCATTACCAATATTGTACATACCCAGGGCTGGATTCACTGCCACACGCCGGCAACAGATGCCTCTGGCACGGTCAAGTGCACGATGGACGCTCTGTTCGACCAATGGGAAAACATGAAGCTTCCGGCCAAGCTCAGGGTCTCCATGGCCTGCTGCCTGAACATGTGCGGCGCGGTCCACTGCTCAGACATTGCCATCCTGGGTTATCACCGCAAACCGCCCATGATTGACGCGGAATATATTGACAAGATGTGCGAGATTCCTCTTGCCATTGCGGCGTGCCCCACGGCAGCCATCAAGCCGGCCAAATATGAAACGGCGGACGGCAAAAAGCTAAACTCCGTGGCTGTCAACGAGGAGCGGTGCATGTTCTGCGGCAACTGCTACACCATGTGCCCGTCCATGCCTCTTGCTGATACGGAAGGGGATGGTATCGTGCTCATGGCAGGCGGTAAGATATCAAACAGGATAGACGCACCCAAGTTTTCCAAGGTCGTGGTCGCGTTTATTGAGAATGAACCGCCCCGCTGGCCGACATTGACCAAAACAATCAAGAGGATAGTGGACGCATATTCGGCTGATGCGAGAAAATACGAGCGGCTGGGCCAATGGGCCGAAAGGATCGGCTGGGAGAAGTTCTTTGAGAAGTGCGAACTTGAATTTACCCATCATCTCATCGATGATTTCCGTGACCCGGCGTATTACACCTGGCGCCAAAGCACCAATTTTAAGTTTACCTAA
- a CDS encoding dissimilatory sulfite reductase D family protein — protein MDEEAAKKLIVESLQKKKGKSKFYLKDFYKMLPDEKNREVKNLVNKMVGEGTLEYWSSGSTTLIGLKGAGKQAHTEED, from the coding sequence ATGGACGAAGAAGCAGCCAAAAAGTTAATCGTAGAGAGTCTACAGAAAAAGAAGGGCAAGTCCAAATTCTATCTGAAGGACTTTTATAAGATGTTGCCCGATGAGAAGAACAGAGAGGTAAAGAACCTGGTCAACAAGATGGTCGGTGAAGGGACCCTTGAGTACTGGTCCAGCGGGAGCACTACGCTGATCGGTCTTAAGGGGGCAGGCAAGCAGGCCCACACAGAAGAAGACTAA
- a CDS encoding cobyrinate a,c-diamide synthase, with product MAYPRILISALRGGSGKTIVSLGMIASWQKRGMVIAPFKKGPDFIDAGWLALAAGRPCHNLDAFLVPAENILLSFTRHTLAADVAVIEGNRGLYDGIDLEGATSTSELAKLLKAPVVLVIDCTKSTRTVAAVVKGCIRFDPDVRICGVILNRIAGARHESILRQTVEHYCAVPVLGAIPRIKAEAFPERHMGLVPTPEHGRADTSVQKAADMAEQYLDLERLLGIAREAPRLVADEIPPGPPLTLTPPLDKGGQGGFRGIFKDAPPRIGVIRDAAFQFYYPENLEALEAAGAEVVTVSALTDQRLPSLDGLYIGGGFPETQAQALAENQGFREDVRRLAEDGLPVYAECGGLMYLGESLVLDGVTYPMAGVLPVVFGFSRRPEGHGYTIFEVEKPNPYFETGMRVRGHEFHYSKVLSWKGKPEDLAFRMVRGEGFDGRSDGLCYKKTLATYTHIHALGTPSWAEKMVEAAVLYQKK from the coding sequence ATGGCTTATCCCCGGATTTTAATTTCTGCCCTGCGCGGGGGTTCGGGGAAGACGATAGTCTCACTCGGGATGATCGCATCCTGGCAAAAGCGCGGGATGGTCATTGCCCCCTTTAAGAAGGGACCGGATTTTATTGACGCGGGCTGGCTGGCCCTGGCTGCCGGCCGGCCCTGTCATAATCTGGACGCCTTCTTGGTGCCCGCCGAGAACATTCTCCTTTCTTTTACACGCCACACGCTTGCCGCCGACGTTGCAGTCATTGAGGGTAATCGAGGTCTATACGACGGCATTGACCTTGAAGGCGCTACCAGTACGTCAGAACTCGCCAAACTCCTGAAAGCCCCTGTAGTCCTTGTCATCGATTGCACCAAGAGCACGCGCACGGTAGCTGCCGTGGTCAAAGGGTGCATCCGATTCGATCCCGATGTCCGCATTTGCGGAGTCATTCTCAACCGGATAGCCGGCGCCCGCCACGAGTCAATTCTCCGACAAACTGTCGAACATTACTGCGCCGTTCCTGTTCTTGGCGCCATACCCAGGATCAAAGCAGAGGCCTTTCCGGAAAGACATATGGGGCTTGTCCCCACGCCTGAGCATGGCCGGGCCGATACGTCCGTCCAAAAGGCGGCTGATATGGCTGAGCAATATCTGGATTTGGAGAGGCTCCTTGGCATTGCCAGGGAGGCGCCGCGTCTCGTAGCCGATGAAATCCCCCCCGGCCCCCCTTTGACCCTTACCCCCCCCCTTGATAAAGGGGGGCAGGGGGGATTTAGGGGGATTTTCAAGGACGCACCGCCTCGTATTGGGGTGATCCGGGACGCTGCATTCCAGTTTTATTATCCTGAAAACCTGGAGGCCCTTGAGGCCGCCGGGGCCGAGGTTGTCACGGTGAGCGCCCTGACAGATCAGCGGCTTCCGAGCCTGGACGGCCTTTACATCGGCGGCGGTTTTCCGGAAACCCAGGCACAAGCCCTGGCAGAAAACCAAGGGTTCCGGGAGGATGTGCGCCGGCTGGCTGAAGATGGGCTTCCCGTCTATGCCGAATGCGGCGGGCTGATGTATTTAGGCGAATCTCTGGTCCTGGACGGCGTGACTTATCCCATGGCAGGGGTCCTTCCCGTTGTCTTCGGGTTTTCCAGGCGGCCGGAGGGGCACGGCTACACGATCTTTGAGGTGGAAAAGCCCAACCCTTATTTTGAAACCGGCATGCGGGTTCGGGGCCATGAGTTTCATTATTCCAAGGTATTGAGCTGGAAAGGAAAACCAGAGGATCTGGCCTTCCGGATGGTCCGGGGGGAAGGATTTGACGGCAGAAGCGACGGTCTTTGCTACAAGAAGACCCTCGCCACCTACACGCACATTCATGCCCTGGGAACCCCTTCCTGGGCCGAGAAAATGGTTGAGGCAGCGGTTTTGTATCAAAAAAAATAG
- a CDS encoding cytochrome c3 family protein: MKKQSLLILTVTAIAVVFLFSVGYATDPADTMTMNSKVYKKHKKVLVTFTHKKHNVDYKIACADCHHVYKDGKNVWKEGEAVQKCDACHTEAKAPKEKKGETKIPKKEKIKKYHYSAIHENCVGCHKDLKKAAKPTGPTACKDCHPKPEKK; the protein is encoded by the coding sequence ATGAAGAAACAATCATTGTTAATTCTAACGGTGACAGCCATCGCCGTTGTGTTTCTCTTTTCAGTCGGTTACGCCACAGACCCGGCTGATACCATGACTATGAACTCAAAGGTCTATAAAAAGCACAAAAAGGTTCTGGTAACCTTTACCCACAAGAAACACAACGTGGATTACAAGATTGCCTGCGCCGATTGCCATCATGTTTACAAGGATGGCAAGAACGTATGGAAAGAGGGCGAGGCAGTCCAAAAGTGTGATGCCTGTCACACAGAAGCAAAGGCGCCCAAGGAAAAGAAGGGCGAGACAAAGATACCCAAGAAGGAAAAGATCAAAAAGTACCACTACTCAGCGATTCATGAGAACTGTGTGGGGTGTCACAAGGATCTGAAGAAGGCGGCCAAGCCTACCGGACCCACGGCATGCAAGGACTGCCATCCTAAGCCCGAGAAAAAGTAA
- the tatC gene encoding twin-arginine translocase subunit TatC codes for MPEDDKIPFTSHLDELRKRLIVCFIAIGIGFLVCYFFSKTLFNILMQPLLTAMPPEEKLIYTALPEAFFTYLKVAFLAGILLAVPVIMYEVWMFIAPGLYDKEKRWVFPIVFLSSFFFLGGALFGYFVVFPFGFKFFMGFASDAIRPLPSMKEYLGFSSKLLFAFGIVFELPLFVTFLAKLGIVDVQFLKAKRKYAILLFFIFSAILTPPDVITQIMMSGPLIVLYEVSIVGARVFGKKKAKQDVEEPQETAG; via the coding sequence ATGCCTGAAGACGACAAGATCCCTTTCACCTCCCATCTTGATGAGCTTCGCAAGCGTCTGATCGTATGCTTTATTGCAATCGGCATCGGCTTTCTCGTCTGTTATTTTTTTTCAAAGACGCTCTTTAATATCCTCATGCAGCCCCTCCTCACGGCCATGCCCCCGGAGGAAAAGCTCATCTACACCGCACTCCCCGAGGCCTTTTTCACCTATCTGAAAGTCGCTTTTCTTGCAGGGATTCTTTTGGCCGTGCCTGTCATTATGTACGAGGTTTGGATGTTCATTGCTCCGGGACTATACGACAAAGAAAAACGCTGGGTTTTTCCGATTGTGTTCCTCTCTTCTTTCTTCTTTTTAGGCGGAGCCTTGTTTGGCTATTTTGTTGTCTTTCCTTTTGGGTTCAAGTTTTTTATGGGGTTTGCATCTGATGCTATTAGGCCCCTCCCGTCGATGAAAGAATATCTCGGTTTTTCCTCCAAACTTCTCTTTGCGTTTGGCATCGTCTTTGAACTTCCGCTTTTTGTAACCTTTCTCGCTAAACTCGGTATAGTGGACGTCCAGTTCCTTAAGGCCAAGCGCAAGTACGCTATCCTCCTCTTCTTCATATTTTCAGCTATCCTGACTCCGCCGGACGTCATCACCCAGATCATGATGTCCGGCCCACTGATCGTACTCTACGAGGTAAGTATTGTAGGGGCAAGGGTGTTTGGAAAAAAGAAGGCCAAGCAAGACGTGGAGGAACCTCAAGAAACCGCTGGATAA
- the tatA gene encoding twin-arginine translocase TatA/TatE family subunit, whose product MFGMGMPEIILILAIALIVLGPKKLPEIAKSLGRGIAEFKKATQDLKQSIEVDNDFKEAKDTIKEIKGDIQKTVHESMAAGAASVHKNNASEADDDSVSEEDLEHTFEEDVKGAPAGPVADTSQQEEDQGQEQKGPSRDA is encoded by the coding sequence ATGTTTGGCATGGGAATGCCGGAGATTATATTGATTCTGGCTATTGCCCTGATCGTCCTTGGCCCGAAAAAGCTTCCTGAAATCGCCAAATCCCTGGGACGGGGTATCGCGGAGTTCAAGAAAGCCACGCAGGACCTGAAGCAAAGCATTGAAGTAGACAATGACTTCAAGGAGGCCAAGGATACGATAAAAGAGATCAAGGGGGATATTCAAAAGACCGTTCACGAATCAATGGCCGCAGGCGCTGCTTCTGTTCACAAAAACAATGCATCAGAAGCAGACGATGACTCTGTGTCGGAAGAGGACCTGGAACATACCTTTGAAGAGGACGTCAAGGGAGCTCCGGCAGGGCCTGTCGCGGATACATCTCAACAAGAGGAAGACCAGGGGCAGGAGCAGAAAGGGCCTTCCAGAGATGCCTGA
- a CDS encoding RsbRD N-terminal domain-containing protein: protein MSLKNLLLQKRSPIVKKWRDVILQTYHEQSQAFLKKKDPFGNPVGSTISKGIESLYDALLEDAGSDKTSEALDSIMKVRAIQDFSSSRAVGFVFGLKKVIRKELGSEILKGGILEEWAAFESKIDDLALLCFDIYTECRQKIFDMRVHAVKNQSHRLLKMAGLAYDLPENYEHPDYEGDLKEGQVDRSQ, encoded by the coding sequence ATGAGTCTTAAGAATCTCCTACTGCAGAAAAGATCTCCCATAGTAAAAAAGTGGCGTGACGTCATACTGCAGACTTACCATGAGCAGAGCCAAGCCTTTTTGAAGAAAAAAGATCCCTTTGGGAATCCGGTGGGCTCTACGATCTCTAAAGGGATAGAATCCTTGTATGACGCACTCCTGGAAGATGCAGGGTCTGACAAGACTTCCGAGGCCCTTGACAGCATTATGAAAGTCAGGGCTATTCAGGATTTCTCTTCGTCCCGGGCCGTCGGCTTTGTGTTTGGCTTAAAGAAAGTTATAAGAAAGGAGCTGGGGAGTGAGATCCTAAAAGGGGGGATCCTCGAAGAGTGGGCGGCATTTGAGTCTAAAATCGACGATCTGGCCTTGCTTTGCTTTGATATTTATACCGAGTGCCGGCAAAAGATTTTTGATATGAGGGTCCATGCGGTAAAGAATCAGTCGCATAGATTACTGAAAATGGCAGGTTTGGCATATGATCTCCCCGAAAACTATGAGCACCCTGACTATGAAGGGGATCTCAAAGAGGGCCAGGTGGATAGAAGTCAATAA
- the dsrM gene encoding sulfate reduction electron transfer complex DsrMKJOP subunit DsrM, producing MHIIISLTVSFLAVFGLVVIAFFGVWAAHLEWLFGVVIPYLAVITFFVGMVYKVVQWARCPVPFRITSTCGQQKTLPWLKRTYVDKLDNPSSTAGAVGRMILEVLCFRSLFKNTRLEFGSGQEIKYKSAKWLWLGAIVFHYAFLIVLLRHIRFFAQPEPFFVPLIENIDGFFQMFVPALYQSGFLLGAALTYLLLRRILDGKMRYISLPADYFPLFMILGLVTTGILMRYLLKVDIVAVKELTLGLAQFRPVVPEGIGVLFYIHLFLVSVFFAYFPFSKLTHMAGVFLSPTRNLSNNSRMVRHINPWNYPVKVHTYEAYEDEFREKMIDAGLPVDKESASPAE from the coding sequence ATGCACATCATAATTAGCCTCACGGTTTCTTTCTTGGCAGTTTTTGGACTTGTTGTGATTGCCTTCTTTGGCGTGTGGGCGGCACACCTCGAGTGGCTTTTTGGGGTTGTGATTCCGTATCTTGCTGTGATCACATTCTTTGTGGGCATGGTCTACAAGGTGGTGCAATGGGCGAGATGCCCGGTGCCCTTCCGCATCACTTCCACGTGTGGCCAGCAAAAAACGCTGCCCTGGCTCAAGAGAACTTATGTTGACAAATTAGATAACCCGTCCAGCACGGCCGGCGCTGTCGGCCGTATGATCCTGGAGGTCCTTTGTTTCCGGTCCCTGTTTAAGAATACCAGGCTTGAATTTGGGAGTGGGCAGGAGATCAAATATAAATCGGCCAAGTGGCTGTGGCTCGGGGCGATCGTGTTTCATTATGCCTTCCTGATCGTGTTACTCAGACATATCCGGTTTTTCGCGCAGCCTGAACCTTTTTTTGTCCCTCTCATTGAAAATATCGATGGTTTTTTCCAAATGTTCGTCCCCGCCCTTTATCAAAGCGGCTTCTTGCTTGGGGCAGCCTTGACGTATCTTTTGCTAAGAAGGATTCTTGACGGTAAGATGCGTTACATATCCCTTCCTGCCGACTACTTTCCCCTCTTTATGATCCTGGGTTTGGTCACGACAGGCATCCTTATGCGCTACCTGCTCAAGGTGGATATAGTGGCTGTGAAGGAGTTGACTCTAGGCCTGGCCCAGTTCAGGCCTGTGGTCCCGGAGGGGATTGGCGTGCTCTTTTACATCCATCTCTTTCTGGTGAGCGTGTTCTTTGCCTATTTTCCCTTTAGCAAGCTGACCCACATGGCAGGTGTCTTTCTCAGCCCCACGAGAAACCTGTCTAATAATAGCCGGATGGTCAGACACATTAATCCCTGGAATTACCCTGTCAAGGTTCATACCTATGAGGCGTATGAAGACGAATTCAGAGAGAAAATGATAGACGCCGGATTGCCAGTGGACAAAGAATCAGCATCGCCGGCAGAGTAA
- a CDS encoding (Fe-S)-binding protein, giving the protein MQTPVDIKPAMHCYACEPARLKVVDFPNPRVWSAMDEDWKLPKNWKEIVMDAFKDRLDRFRTFKLFMDICVRCGACADKCHFFIGSADPKNMPVLRAELIRSVYRRNFTAAGKVFGKLAGARDLDYGVLKEWWYYLYQCSECRRCSVFCPYGIDTADITIIGREFTNLLGLNIDWIAAPVAFCYRTGNHLGIQPHAYKSMLEFFQDEIEEVTGVRVEPSYNRKGAEILFITPSGDVFADPGTYTCMGYMILFHELGLDVTWSTYASEGGNFGLFTSHEMMKRLNAKMYMEAKRLGVKWILGGECGHMWRVINQYMATMNYDIAEGSKLEEPVSPLTGTKFESAKGTKMVHITEFTADLIKHNKLKLDPKRNDKVKVTFHDSCNPARAMGLLEEPRYVIKNVCNHFYEMPSTTIREQTFCCGGGSGLNAGEDVELRMRGGLPRANAVKFVHDKYGVNMLSCICAIDRAVLPDLMKYWVPEAGVCGVHELVANAMVLEGEKEKTVDLRNEPLAETEDAEDV; this is encoded by the coding sequence ATGCAGACCCCCGTTGACATCAAGCCGGCCATGCATTGCTATGCCTGCGAGCCGGCACGCCTTAAAGTGGTTGACTTTCCCAACCCAAGGGTATGGTCGGCAATGGATGAGGACTGGAAGCTGCCTAAAAACTGGAAAGAGATCGTCATGGATGCCTTCAAGGATCGGCTTGACAGGTTCCGGACCTTTAAGCTCTTTATGGATATCTGTGTAAGATGCGGCGCCTGTGCCGACAAGTGCCACTTCTTCATCGGGTCCGCAGATCCCAAGAACATGCCCGTTTTGAGGGCAGAGCTTATACGATCCGTCTATCGAAGGAACTTCACAGCGGCCGGAAAGGTTTTCGGCAAGCTTGCAGGAGCAAGAGATCTCGACTATGGCGTGCTAAAAGAGTGGTGGTACTATCTGTATCAGTGCAGTGAGTGCCGGCGCTGTTCGGTCTTCTGCCCTTATGGGATTGATACAGCCGACATCACCATCATCGGCAGGGAATTCACCAACCTGCTGGGCCTGAACATAGACTGGATCGCAGCCCCCGTGGCGTTTTGTTACAGGACGGGAAATCACCTTGGCATTCAGCCCCATGCATACAAGAGTATGCTCGAATTTTTTCAGGACGAGATAGAGGAAGTGACCGGGGTACGGGTGGAGCCGAGTTACAACAGAAAAGGGGCCGAGATCCTCTTTATTACGCCTTCCGGTGACGTTTTTGCCGATCCCGGCACGTACACCTGCATGGGTTATATGATTCTTTTTCACGAGCTTGGACTCGACGTGACTTGGAGCACATACGCCTCCGAGGGCGGAAACTTCGGTCTCTTTACCTCCCATGAGATGATGAAGAGGCTTAATGCCAAGATGTATATGGAAGCGAAGCGGCTGGGGGTAAAATGGATCCTTGGCGGGGAATGCGGCCACATGTGGCGGGTGATTAACCAGTATATGGCTACCATGAACTACGACATTGCGGAGGGGAGTAAGTTGGAAGAACCGGTTTCCCCTCTCACGGGCACGAAATTCGAGAGCGCAAAAGGGACGAAGATGGTACATATCACGGAATTTACTGCAGACCTTATCAAGCACAACAAACTGAAATTAGATCCCAAGAGAAACGATAAGGTGAAAGTCACCTTTCATGACTCCTGCAATCCTGCCAGGGCCATGGGGCTCTTGGAGGAGCCGCGGTATGTCATCAAGAATGTGTGCAATCACTTCTATGAGATGCCTTCCACTACCATCAGGGAGCAGACCTTCTGCTGCGGCGGCGGGTCCGGCCTGAATGCGGGTGAAGACGTGGAACTCAGGATGAGAGGGGGGCTCCCGAGGGCAAATGCCGTAAAGTTCGTTCACGATAAATACGGGGTTAACATGCTTTCCTGCATTTGTGCCATTGACAGGGCCGTCCTCCCAGATCTCATGAAATACTGGGTGCCTGAGGCGGGTGTCTGCGGCGTTCACGAGCTGGTGGCCAATGCCATGGTGTTAGAGGGAGAAAAGGAGAAGACGGTCGATTTGCGCAATGAACCCCTTGCTGAAACGGAGGATGCTGAAGATGTATGA
- the dsrJ gene encoding sulfate reduction electron transfer complex DsrMKJOP subunit DsrJ — MYDGGKIIAGIIIGLLLLTFPIWYGLGRAAPKPDVKVPVKEKECVEPKAYMKNYHMQLLDLWRDSTVRVAKRSFIAFNGKKYEMSLQKTCMSADCHARKTEFCDQCHNYTGVVPYCWDCHIPPKEEPKRKPEEKH, encoded by the coding sequence ATGTATGACGGAGGTAAAATCATCGCAGGCATTATCATCGGTCTCTTGTTGTTGACATTTCCGATCTGGTATGGGTTGGGAAGGGCTGCCCCCAAACCAGATGTAAAGGTTCCTGTCAAGGAGAAGGAGTGTGTGGAGCCGAAGGCATACATGAAGAACTACCACATGCAGTTGCTGGACCTGTGGAGAGACTCAACCGTCCGCGTTGCCAAGAGATCTTTTATTGCTTTCAACGGGAAAAAGTATGAGATGAGCCTCCAAAAAACGTGTATGAGCGCGGATTGTCATGCGAGAAAGACCGAGTTTTGCGACCAATGTCACAATTATACGGGTGTCGTACCGTACTGTTGGGATTGCCATATTCCGCCTAAGGAGGAACCTAAGAGGAAACCCGAGGAAAAACATTAA
- a CDS encoding 4Fe-4S dicluster domain-containing protein, protein MAVNRRKFLKIGGASILAFGAKPAADALGISPTEWLDEKLGGFTIPETLLHLFRKPAGSVAGEALTAKRWAMVVNVRALDEEIAEACKEACHRVHNVPEIDNPKHEIKWIWQEEYEHVFPGQQHEHVDEALKKLPFLVMCNHCFNPPCCRVCPTKATFKRKKDGIVLMDMHRCIGCRFCMAACPFGARSFNWIIPWPRAGAEEERRFKGKEPPTPDYPTRAKGVVEKCNFCAERLAKGQIPACVEVSQELCKKKGREPALVFGDLEDPDSEVRQLLRLHYTIRRKPELGSHPNVYYIV, encoded by the coding sequence ATGGCTGTGAACAGAAGAAAATTCTTGAAGATCGGTGGCGCTTCCATATTGGCCTTTGGGGCCAAGCCTGCCGCAGATGCCCTTGGAATTAGTCCAACCGAATGGTTGGACGAAAAGCTGGGCGGCTTCACGATCCCTGAAACACTCTTACACCTGTTTCGCAAGCCGGCTGGGAGTGTGGCTGGAGAGGCCCTGACCGCAAAACGATGGGCCATGGTCGTCAACGTAAGAGCCCTGGACGAAGAGATAGCAGAGGCGTGCAAGGAAGCCTGCCATCGGGTTCATAATGTGCCAGAAATTGATAACCCAAAGCACGAGATTAAGTGGATCTGGCAGGAGGAGTATGAGCACGTCTTCCCGGGCCAGCAACATGAACACGTAGACGAGGCATTAAAGAAGCTACCCTTTCTCGTTATGTGCAACCACTGCTTCAATCCCCCTTGCTGCAGGGTGTGTCCCACAAAGGCAACATTCAAGAGAAAGAAGGATGGCATCGTCCTGATGGACATGCACCGCTGTATTGGGTGCCGGTTCTGTATGGCGGCGTGTCCTTTTGGAGCCAGAAGCTTCAATTGGATAATCCCCTGGCCCCGGGCAGGGGCGGAAGAGGAGCGGAGGTTTAAAGGTAAAGAGCCGCCAACCCCCGACTATCCTACAAGGGCGAAAGGCGTGGTGGAAAAGTGCAATTTTTGCGCAGAACGGCTTGCCAAAGGCCAGATCCCAGCCTGCGTGGAGGTTTCCCAGGAGCTCTGTAAGAAGAAAGGCAGGGAGCCAGCGCTGGTATTCGGGGATCTGGAAGACCCTGACTCAGAAGTGAGGCAACTGTTGCGCTTGCATTACACCATTCGGCGCAAACCAGAGCTTGGGTCGCATCCGAACGTCTATTATATTGTGTGA